A single region of the Pseudomonas mandelii genome encodes:
- a CDS encoding efflux transporter outer membrane subunit, whose protein sequence is MKSSARFINRQLFKTTFGAASALAFLTACTVGPDYQMQPPSLSQHYDQQAEQRLGQGGNTPGEQHIDLGKKVRGDWWTAFQSHKLNSVVRRAIEGNLELVAADATIRQAASSVAAAEGALYPQVDFGATAGRQRVHNAKEPATSNFYAIGPRVGFDLDVFGGNKRVIEQQEAFTALQKHRYEAAYLTLTGDVASQALLVASANAQIAAVEKLLANDAKNLDLVRMAHTNGTTTQIDVSLAETRLAQDRTLLPPLAQQRDAARHALSILTGKGPGDWSAPDFDFAEFVLPANVPVSVPSEMAHGRPDVLQAEAELHMASAAVGIATANLYPRVTLSASLAQAASGNGGAALWGFAAGIAGPLFDGGTLKAERQAAVDGYKATLAGYQQTVIQSFGQVADSLQAINHDAEQNLAQEDALRAADTSLRLNQQAYAQGENSILQVLEAERAYEQALLGQIRVKTAQYLDTVRLYVALGGNSVGAFEQRVASREAPKPSYQ, encoded by the coding sequence ATGAAATCCTCTGCACGCTTCATCAACAGACAACTGTTCAAGACCACCTTCGGTGCGGCATCGGCGCTGGCATTCCTGACCGCTTGCACCGTCGGCCCTGACTATCAAATGCAGCCGCCGAGTCTGTCGCAGCATTACGATCAACAGGCCGAGCAACGCCTCGGTCAGGGCGGCAACACGCCCGGTGAACAGCATATCGACCTGGGTAAAAAGGTCCGCGGTGACTGGTGGACAGCTTTCCAGTCGCACAAGCTCAACAGCGTGGTGCGTCGCGCCATCGAGGGCAATCTTGAACTCGTGGCAGCGGACGCAACAATCCGGCAAGCCGCGTCTTCGGTAGCTGCCGCGGAAGGTGCGTTGTATCCGCAAGTCGATTTTGGCGCGACGGCAGGCCGCCAGCGGGTACACAACGCCAAGGAGCCTGCCACCTCCAACTTCTATGCAATCGGGCCGCGGGTTGGCTTTGACCTTGACGTGTTCGGCGGCAACAAGCGCGTGATCGAACAGCAAGAAGCGTTTACCGCGCTGCAGAAGCATCGTTATGAAGCGGCGTACCTGACCCTGACCGGCGACGTTGCCAGCCAGGCATTGTTGGTGGCTTCCGCCAACGCGCAGATCGCGGCCGTCGAGAAGCTGCTGGCCAATGACGCCAAGAACCTCGACCTCGTGCGCATGGCCCACACCAACGGCACCACCACGCAGATCGACGTTTCGTTGGCCGAAACCCGGCTCGCCCAGGACCGCACGCTGCTGCCGCCCCTCGCTCAGCAGCGCGATGCGGCACGCCACGCGTTGTCGATTCTGACGGGCAAAGGCCCGGGTGACTGGAGCGCGCCGGACTTTGATTTTGCCGAGTTCGTATTGCCGGCGAACGTGCCCGTCAGCGTGCCCTCGGAAATGGCCCACGGCCGGCCGGACGTTCTGCAAGCCGAGGCCGAATTGCACATGGCCAGCGCGGCCGTCGGCATCGCCACCGCCAATCTTTACCCGCGCGTCACGTTGTCCGCGTCGTTGGCCCAGGCCGCCTCAGGCAATGGCGGCGCTGCACTCTGGGGTTTCGCGGCGGGGATCGCGGGGCCGCTGTTCGATGGCGGAACGCTCAAGGCTGAACGTCAGGCGGCCGTCGACGGCTACAAGGCGACGCTCGCTGGCTACCAGCAGACCGTCATTCAGTCGTTCGGCCAGGTCGCGGACTCGCTGCAGGCCATCAACCATGACGCCGAGCAAAACCTGGCGCAGGAAGACGCGTTACGCGCCGCCGACACCAGTTTGCGCTTGAACCAGCAAGCCTATGCGCAAGGCGAGAACAGCATCCTTCAGGTGCTGGAAGCGGAGCGTGCCTATGAGCAGGCGTTGCTCGGTCAGATCCGCGTGAAGACCGCGCAATACCTCGACACCGTGCGGCTGTACGTGGCGCTCGGCGGTAATTCCGTCGGCGCGTTCGAGCAGCGCGTTGCCAGCCGCGAAGCCCCGAAACCTTCGTATCAATAG
- a CDS encoding DHA2 family efflux MFS transporter permease subunit, whose protein sequence is MNAHLAGPQGAGTLRFAALLATYMQSANLPLPNAVLRLIQGSLSMTDDQAGWIFTSYLAASAITLPIAQWLAGRFGLKRVYQAALAFFVLGLLLATQATTPLEFVGARIIQGLASGVLAPLSMAISLETLPLEKRAKFGATWTAIVLFGIVSGPSIGGWIGEHYGWRPTFYLSLPLSAFIGLVMTLLLAEKKAEKRPTFDFFGFGSFTLGLISLQMLLDRGERLDWFASTEIWLEAIGCALGFYLFAVHVLTTKVHFLNKRLFNDRNFVLSTIIFFAVGFVLLSTMALTSPMLDEILGYPPDTTGSLTIPRGIGLVGAFLLMGRVPERFDRRLFVAAGVGVVIYANWLMLGYSPLMDWSPVAVAGAIQGIGIGILMPSLTNVAFSTLDPTLRPEGTGLFNLSRVYGSTLGVAIVQLYFFNNTQAMHLALASNLTPYRVGPMSLQALAGLNEMITGQAAFIAVVDQFKILMVAMLVVSPLVVFLRKPVPTN, encoded by the coding sequence ATGAACGCTCATCTTGCCGGACCTCAAGGTGCGGGAACGTTAAGGTTCGCTGCGTTGCTTGCAACGTATATGCAGTCGGCGAACCTGCCACTTCCCAATGCCGTGCTCAGGTTGATTCAGGGCAGCCTGTCGATGACCGACGATCAGGCGGGCTGGATTTTCACCTCGTACCTCGCCGCGAGCGCCATCACCCTGCCGATCGCGCAGTGGCTCGCCGGGCGATTTGGCCTGAAGCGGGTGTACCAAGCCGCGCTGGCGTTTTTCGTCCTCGGCTTGCTGCTTGCCACCCAGGCCACGACGCCCTTGGAGTTCGTCGGTGCCCGCATTATTCAGGGCCTGGCGAGTGGGGTGCTGGCACCGCTGTCGATGGCGATTTCGCTGGAGACATTGCCCCTTGAGAAGCGCGCGAAGTTTGGCGCGACCTGGACGGCCATCGTGCTGTTCGGCATCGTCAGTGGCCCGAGCATCGGTGGCTGGATCGGTGAACATTACGGCTGGCGGCCGACGTTCTATCTCAGCCTCCCGTTGTCGGCGTTTATCGGCCTGGTGATGACGTTGTTGCTGGCCGAAAAGAAAGCCGAGAAGCGGCCGACGTTCGATTTCTTTGGTTTTGGCAGCTTCACGCTGGGGTTGATCAGCCTGCAAATGCTCCTCGACCGTGGTGAACGCCTCGACTGGTTTGCCTCGACCGAGATCTGGCTGGAAGCAATCGGCTGTGCATTGGGGTTCTACCTGTTTGCGGTGCATGTGCTGACCACGAAGGTGCATTTCCTCAATAAGCGTTTGTTCAACGACCGCAACTTCGTGCTGTCGACGATCATCTTTTTTGCCGTCGGTTTCGTGCTGTTGTCGACCATGGCGCTGACCTCGCCAATGCTCGACGAGATTCTCGGCTACCCGCCGGACACCACCGGTTCTTTGACCATCCCCCGGGGTATCGGGCTGGTCGGTGCGTTCCTGCTGATGGGCCGTGTGCCTGAGCGTTTCGACCGTCGGCTGTTCGTGGCGGCAGGGGTTGGTGTGGTGATCTATGCCAACTGGCTGATGCTCGGTTATTCGCCGTTGATGGACTGGTCGCCCGTGGCGGTGGCCGGTGCGATCCAGGGGATTGGCATCGGCATCTTGATGCCGTCGCTGACCAACGTTGCGTTCAGCACGCTCGATCCGACGCTACGTCCTGAAGGCACCGGTCTGTTCAATCTGTCCCGTGTGTACGGCAGCACTTTGGGCGTGGCGATTGTGCAGTTGTATTTCTTCAACAACACACAAGCGATGCACCTGGCGCTGGCGAGCAACCTGACCCCGTACCGCGTCGGCCCGATGTCCCTGCAAGCCTTGGCTGGCCTCAACGAAATGATCACCGGCCAAGCGGCGTTTATCGCGGTGGTCGACCAATTCAAGATTTTGATGGTGGCGATGCTGGTGGTGAGTCCACTGGTTGTCTTTCTTCGCAAGCCCGTTCCGACCAACTAG
- a CDS encoding HlyD family secretion protein, which yields MTKQFDIPASQSFEHPAPNLGDTPIKKPFKQKLRPLLIIGLPLIVAAVGYAHHQAGAAIVSTDNAYARVAKASINARISGQVVEIAVEDNQRVHKGQVLFRIDPKPLQIAVNRAEAQISVARLRIDGLKANYRQQQAELQSAKESADFDQREFARKKALVATEFVSRAIYERADTDLKVARQRVTSIEQQIASTVVALNGNPDIDVNAHPTVREAKAQLDEAQLYLSYATVYAPDDGIVAKVDDLQVGNFVNNGAPAFALLSERDIWVEANFRETDVTHMRPGQEATVSIDTYPDHVFKAHVTSMSPGAGSDFALLPPENATGNWVKVVQRVPVRLELDQTDPTLPLFSGTSATVKIDTGYRTPWWHPLKALLTAGNF from the coding sequence ATGACTAAACAGTTCGACATCCCGGCTTCGCAGAGCTTCGAGCACCCCGCGCCGAACCTTGGCGATACGCCTATCAAGAAACCCTTCAAACAGAAACTGCGGCCATTGCTGATCATCGGTCTGCCGCTGATTGTCGCCGCGGTTGGCTATGCCCACCATCAAGCGGGCGCGGCGATTGTTTCGACCGATAACGCCTACGCCCGAGTGGCCAAGGCATCGATCAATGCGCGGATTTCCGGGCAAGTGGTCGAGATCGCCGTCGAGGACAATCAGCGCGTACACAAAGGCCAGGTGCTGTTCCGCATCGATCCGAAACCGTTGCAGATTGCCGTCAACCGTGCAGAAGCACAGATCAGCGTGGCGCGCCTGCGGATCGATGGACTCAAGGCCAACTACCGGCAGCAGCAGGCTGAGCTGCAATCGGCGAAAGAGTCCGCCGATTTCGATCAACGTGAATTTGCCCGGAAAAAGGCGCTGGTCGCGACCGAGTTTGTCTCGCGCGCCATTTACGAGCGCGCCGACACGGACCTTAAAGTCGCCCGCCAACGGGTCACGTCAATCGAGCAACAGATCGCCAGCACCGTCGTGGCCTTGAACGGCAATCCAGACATCGACGTTAATGCCCACCCGACGGTTCGCGAAGCCAAGGCGCAGCTCGACGAAGCGCAGCTCTACCTGTCGTACGCGACGGTGTATGCGCCGGATGACGGCATCGTCGCCAAGGTCGACGATCTGCAGGTCGGCAACTTCGTCAACAACGGTGCGCCAGCCTTTGCCCTGCTGTCCGAACGCGATATCTGGGTGGAAGCCAACTTCCGCGAAACCGATGTCACTCACATGCGTCCTGGCCAGGAAGCGACGGTCAGTATCGACACCTACCCGGATCACGTATTCAAGGCCCACGTGACCAGCATGAGCCCGGGTGCCGGCTCGGACTTCGCCTTGCTGCCGCCGGAAAATGCCACCGGCAACTGGGTCAAGGTCGTGCAGCGTGTACCGGTGCGGCTCGAACTCGATCAGACCGACCCCACATTGCCGCTGTTCTCGGGCACCAGCGCCACGGTCAAGATCGATACCGGCTACCGCACGCCGTGGTGGCATCCGCTCAAGGCTTTGCTGACCGCAGGTAACTTCTGA
- a CDS encoding TetR/AcrR family transcriptional regulator — translation MAQKKITEGKGRGRPRAYDPQTALQQALGVFWSTGYSGASLDSIATAAGMNRPSLYAAFGDKHALYIKALEQYWEFAAAAMHEALTDTTLPLRDALMRFYEGQLSIYFSGDGQPRGCFAIGTATTEAVEDAEIREVLSERLSRLDADLETRLRTAIDSGELKADVDAAALAVLASSLLHSISIRARAGKSREELTELARNAVGVMCGA, via the coding sequence ATGGCACAAAAAAAGATTACCGAAGGAAAAGGTCGCGGCCGCCCTCGCGCGTACGACCCGCAGACTGCGCTGCAGCAAGCGCTTGGTGTGTTCTGGAGCACCGGCTATTCCGGCGCTTCGCTGGACAGCATCGCCACGGCAGCGGGCATGAATCGCCCCAGCCTCTATGCCGCATTCGGCGACAAACACGCGCTCTACATAAAAGCGCTTGAGCAATATTGGGAATTTGCTGCGGCGGCGATGCATGAAGCGCTGACGGACACCACCCTGCCCCTGCGCGATGCCTTGATGCGTTTTTACGAGGGGCAGCTATCGATCTACTTCTCGGGTGACGGCCAACCGCGCGGCTGTTTTGCGATTGGCACGGCGACCACCGAAGCGGTCGAGGATGCGGAAATTCGTGAAGTGCTTTCCGAGCGGCTCAGCAGGCTCGATGCCGATCTGGAAACACGCCTGCGCACGGCCATTGATTCCGGCGAACTGAAAGCCGACGTCGACGCCGCCGCCCTCGCCGTCCTCGCGTCTTCCTTGCTGCACAGCATTTCGATACGCGCGCGGGCAGGCAAATCCCGAGAGGAATTGACGGAACTGGCACGCAATGCGGTCGGGGTGATGTGCGGTGCGTGA
- the mug gene encoding G/U mismatch-specific DNA glycosylase, whose product MREGLEDILAEHLAVIFCGINPGMTAAAQGHHFAGRNNRFWRTLHLAGFTPEEVRPENDRTILNYHCGLTAVVDRPTARADQLSLHEFTAAAASFEQKIARYAPRYVAFLGKSAYSALSGQRTIAWGLQAHTFGNAQVWVLPNPSGRNLAFTLDQLVAAYRQLWSAVN is encoded by the coding sequence GTGCGTGAAGGACTTGAAGACATCCTGGCGGAACATCTGGCGGTGATTTTCTGCGGCATCAACCCGGGCATGACGGCCGCCGCTCAAGGGCACCACTTTGCCGGACGAAACAATCGTTTCTGGCGCACGCTCCATCTGGCAGGCTTCACGCCGGAGGAGGTGCGCCCGGAAAACGACCGGACGATCTTGAATTATCACTGCGGATTGACGGCCGTGGTGGATCGGCCCACGGCGCGGGCGGATCAGTTATCCCTGCACGAATTCACCGCCGCCGCCGCGAGTTTTGAACAGAAGATCGCTCGCTATGCGCCACGCTACGTCGCGTTTCTCGGCAAGTCGGCGTACAGCGCGCTATCCGGCCAGCGAACCATTGCCTGGGGGCTTCAGGCACACACCTTTGGTAATGCCCAGGTCTGGGTCCTGCCCAACCCGAGCGGGCGAAATCTCGCCTTCACCCTGGACCAACTGGTGGCCGCGTACCGCCAACTCTGGTCGGCAGTGAATTAG
- a CDS encoding glutamine synthetase family protein: MTEPLLSFDQLKRAAASGEIDTVLVCMVDMQGRLVGKRFQVEFFIDSGHEETHCCNYLLADDIDMEPVPGYAAASWSKGYGDFVLKPDMSTLRRVPWLECTALVLCDVLDHHHRRDLPHSPRAILKKQIERLRERGYTGMFASELEFYLFDESYEAIHERNYLKPKTAGHYIEDYNILQTTREEPVLRAIRKHLQASGIPVENSKGEWGPGQEEINIRYADALTMADHHVIIKHACKEIAQLQGKAITFMAKWRYDAAGSSSHIHNSLWDKNAKKPLFFDAKAEFGMSKLMRAWVAGQLKYANDITCFLAPYINSYKRFQAGTFAPTRAVWSRDNRTAGFRLCAESSKSIRIECRIGGADLNPYLAFAALIAAGLAGIDEKLNLTPPFEGDAYVDEHLPEVSKTLREACAALQGSTMLREAFGDEVIDHYVHTAEWEQKEYDRRITDWELQRGFERY, encoded by the coding sequence ATGACCGAGCCCCTCCTCAGTTTTGATCAACTCAAACGTGCTGCCGCCTCCGGCGAGATTGATACTGTTCTGGTTTGCATGGTCGACATGCAAGGCCGACTGGTCGGCAAGCGATTCCAGGTCGAGTTTTTCATCGACAGCGGCCACGAAGAAACCCACTGCTGCAATTACCTGCTGGCCGACGACATCGACATGGAACCCGTGCCGGGGTACGCCGCCGCCAGTTGGAGCAAAGGCTACGGCGACTTCGTCCTCAAACCCGACATGTCGACCTTGCGGCGGGTGCCCTGGCTGGAATGCACGGCGCTGGTACTGTGTGATGTCCTCGATCACCACCATCGGCGGGACCTGCCGCACAGCCCGCGGGCGATTCTGAAAAAGCAGATCGAGCGACTGCGCGAACGCGGCTACACCGGCATGTTCGCCTCGGAACTGGAGTTCTATCTGTTCGACGAGAGCTACGAGGCCATCCACGAGCGCAACTACCTCAAACCAAAAACCGCCGGCCACTACATCGAGGATTACAACATCCTCCAGACCACCCGCGAGGAGCCGGTGCTGCGGGCGATTCGCAAGCATCTGCAGGCGTCCGGCATTCCCGTGGAAAACTCCAAGGGTGAATGGGGCCCGGGCCAGGAAGAGATCAACATTCGTTACGCCGATGCGCTGACCATGGCCGACCACCACGTCATCATCAAGCACGCCTGCAAAGAGATCGCGCAGCTGCAAGGCAAGGCGATCACGTTCATGGCCAAGTGGCGGTATGACGCCGCCGGTTCCAGCAGCCACATTCACAATTCGCTGTGGGACAAAAACGCCAAGAAGCCGCTGTTCTTCGACGCCAAGGCCGAGTTTGGCATGTCGAAGTTGATGCGTGCCTGGGTGGCCGGCCAGCTGAAATACGCCAACGACATCACCTGCTTTCTCGCGCCGTACATCAACTCCTACAAGCGCTTTCAGGCCGGCACCTTTGCGCCGACCCGTGCGGTCTGGAGCCGCGACAATCGCACCGCAGGCTTTCGTCTGTGTGCAGAAAGCAGCAAATCCATCCGCATCGAATGCCGCATCGGCGGCGCCGACCTCAACCCTTATCTGGCCTTTGCCGCGTTGATCGCTGCGGGGCTGGCCGGTATCGACGAGAAGCTCAACCTCACGCCGCCCTTTGAAGGCGATGCCTACGTTGACGAACACTTGCCTGAAGTGTCGAAGACACTGCGCGAAGCCTGCGCCGCCCTTCAGGGCTCCACCATGTTGCGCGAGGCATTCGGTGATGAAGTGATCGACCACTACGTGCACACCGCCGAGTGGGAGCAGAAAGAGTACGACCGGCGCATCACCGACTGGGAATTGCAGCGCGGTTTCGAGCGCTATTGA
- a CDS encoding aldehyde dehydrogenase family protein produces the protein MTATIQLISPVDGRVYAERRCADAAQIEQALAAAAAAQAQWKHRPLNERADFCGAAVDAMLAMKDEIVPELAWQMGRPVRFGAGELRGFEERARHMIAIAPEALAAIEPTPVTGFRRCIKREPMGTVLVVAPWNYPYLTAVNTIIPALMAGNSVILKHASQTLLVGERFAEAFRRANLPEGLFHNLLLNHDQTAAIIASGRVQQVNFTGSVGGGKTMESAASGHFLGLGLELGGKDPAYVRADANLDHAVENLVDGSFFNSGQSCCAVERIYVDEKIYPAFVERFVALTNQYVLGNPLDEATTLGPLVNPGAAEFVRGQIADALAKGATALIDPKAFPLDAPGSAYLAPQVLVDVSHHMSVMREESFGPVVGIMPVTSNDQAIALMNDSEFGLSASVWTQDLAAAERLGNAIDTGTVFMNRCDYLDPALAWTGVKNSGRGVTLSRLGYEHLTRAKSFHLRHEI, from the coding sequence ATGACTGCAACGATTCAACTCATTTCACCGGTCGATGGCCGGGTCTATGCCGAACGTCGCTGCGCCGATGCTGCGCAGATCGAGCAGGCGCTGGCGGCTGCCGCAGCGGCCCAGGCGCAATGGAAGCACCGACCGCTGAACGAGCGCGCCGACTTTTGCGGTGCCGCCGTTGACGCGATGCTGGCCATGAAGGACGAAATCGTCCCGGAACTGGCCTGGCAAATGGGCCGCCCCGTGCGCTTTGGCGCGGGCGAACTGCGCGGTTTCGAAGAGCGCGCCCGGCATATGATCGCCATTGCACCCGAAGCGTTGGCAGCCATTGAACCCACGCCTGTCACCGGTTTCCGCCGCTGTATCAAGCGCGAGCCGATGGGTACGGTGCTGGTCGTCGCCCCTTGGAACTACCCCTATCTGACGGCAGTGAATACGATTATTCCGGCACTGATGGCCGGCAACAGCGTCATCCTCAAACACGCCTCACAAACGCTGCTGGTGGGCGAACGGTTCGCCGAAGCGTTTCGCCGCGCCAATCTGCCCGAAGGCCTGTTCCATAACCTGCTGCTCAATCATGACCAGACCGCCGCAATCATTGCCTCTGGCCGCGTGCAGCAGGTGAACTTCACCGGCTCGGTCGGCGGTGGCAAAACGATGGAAAGCGCAGCGTCAGGCCACTTCCTCGGCCTGGGCCTGGAACTCGGCGGCAAGGACCCGGCCTACGTCCGCGCAGACGCCAACCTCGACCACGCGGTGGAAAACCTGGTGGACGGCAGCTTCTTCAACTCCGGGCAAAGCTGCTGTGCCGTCGAGCGCATTTATGTCGATGAAAAAATCTACCCGGCGTTTGTCGAGCGATTCGTCGCGCTGACGAATCAATACGTACTGGGCAATCCATTGGACGAAGCCACCACACTCGGTCCGCTGGTCAATCCGGGCGCGGCTGAATTTGTGCGCGGGCAAATCGCCGATGCGCTGGCCAAGGGCGCAACAGCGCTGATCGATCCGAAGGCCTTTCCCCTCGACGCACCCGGCAGCGCCTACCTCGCGCCCCAGGTGCTGGTCGATGTCAGCCATCACATGTCGGTGATGCGCGAAGAAAGTTTTGGTCCAGTGGTCGGCATCATGCCGGTGACCAGCAATGACCAGGCCATTGCCTTGATGAACGACAGCGAGTTCGGGCTCAGCGCTTCCGTCTGGACTCAGGACCTCGCCGCCGCCGAACGCTTGGGCAACGCGATCGACACCGGCACCGTGTTCATGAACCGCTGCGATTACCTGGACCCGGCCCTGGCCTGGACCGGTGTCAAGAACAGCGGTCGCGGCGTGACGCTATCGCGCCTGGGCTACGAGCATCTGACCCGAGCAAAATCCTTCCATTTGCGCCATGAGATCTGA
- a CDS encoding iron-containing alcohol dehydrogenase produces the protein MSLTGNWNYPTSIRFGVGRIGELAEVCRSQGIQRPLLVTDSGLGRAPITTAALDSLRAAGLGVALFCDLKPNPVEANLAGGLDAWRAGKHDGVVAFGGGSGLDMGKLIAFMSGQTRPVWDFEDIGDYWTRANESQIAPVIAVPTTAGTGSEVGRAAVIIDERTHTKRIIFHPKMMPRVVISDPALTVGMPAKVTAGTGMDALAHCLEAYCAPGFHPLADGIAVEGIRLVANALVRAVHTPSDLDARAQMLAAAAMGATAFQKGLGGMHALSHPVGALYDTHHGMTNATFMPYVLQFNRPAIEERITRLAAYLRLPSPGFDSFLAFILKLRKDIGVPHTLVELGVDDQQADLIADMAIVDPSAGGNPLPLTRAGAASIFDAAYHGRI, from the coding sequence ATGAGCCTGACCGGAAACTGGAACTACCCCACGAGCATCCGCTTCGGTGTCGGTCGCATCGGCGAACTGGCCGAGGTCTGTCGCAGCCAGGGTATCCAGCGACCGTTGCTGGTCACCGACAGCGGCCTGGGGCGCGCGCCGATCACCACGGCGGCTTTGGATTCCTTGCGTGCCGCCGGCCTCGGCGTCGCGCTGTTTTGCGACCTCAAGCCCAATCCTGTCGAAGCCAACCTCGCAGGCGGACTCGATGCCTGGCGCGCCGGCAAACACGATGGCGTGGTGGCTTTTGGCGGCGGCAGCGGCCTGGACATGGGCAAGCTCATCGCTTTCATGAGCGGCCAGACCCGGCCGGTCTGGGATTTCGAAGACATCGGCGACTACTGGACACGCGCCAACGAGAGCCAAATCGCTCCGGTTATCGCGGTGCCGACGACGGCGGGCACCGGTTCGGAAGTAGGCCGCGCAGCGGTGATTATCGATGAACGCACCCACACCAAACGCATCATCTTCCACCCGAAAATGATGCCGCGCGTGGTCATCAGCGACCCGGCCCTGACCGTCGGCATGCCGGCCAAAGTCACCGCCGGCACCGGCATGGACGCCTTGGCGCACTGCCTGGAAGCCTACTGCGCGCCTGGTTTTCACCCACTGGCCGATGGCATCGCAGTGGAAGGCATCCGCTTGGTGGCCAACGCGCTGGTGCGGGCAGTCCACACCCCGTCCGATCTCGATGCGCGCGCGCAAATGCTCGCCGCCGCCGCGATGGGCGCCACCGCATTCCAGAAAGGCCTGGGCGGCATGCACGCCCTCTCGCATCCGGTCGGCGCGCTGTACGACACCCATCACGGCATGACCAACGCCACCTTCATGCCCTACGTACTGCAATTCAATCGCCCCGCCATCGAAGAACGCATCACGCGCCTGGCGGCTTATCTGCGTCTGCCCTCGCCCGGCTTCGACAGCTTTCTGGCCTTCATCCTCAAACTGCGCAAAGACATCGGCGTGCCGCACACGCTGGTCGAGTTGGGCGTGGATGACCAACAGGCCGACCTGATCGCGGACATGGCCATTGTCGACCCCTCTGCTGGCGGCAACCCGCTGCCATTGACCCGGGCTGGCGCGGCAAGCATTTTCGACGCGGCTTATCACGGCCGTATCTAG
- a CDS encoding amino acid permease has protein sequence MKPASQAGTNASHDDDVKVLHSMGYAQQLSRRMGVFSNFAISFSIICILSGGINSLAQGTSGAGGASIGIGWPVGCLISGVFAMAMAQISSAYPTAGGLYHWGSILGNRFTGWLTAWFNLLGLVTVLGAINVGTYYFFFGAFGPALGMEDTITTRMIFLAILTGLQALFNHLGIGLTAKLTDFSGYLIFATALALTIVCLISAPSYEFARLWTFSNYSGEAGGNVWPQVSNGWIFMLGLLLPIYTITGYDASAHTSEETRNAALSVPRGMVMSVVWSMLFGWVMLSSFVLMLPSMDEAAKHGWTVFFWAMDTQVNPTVKTALYVAIFISQFLCGLATVTSVSRMIFAFSRDGGLPFSRALSSVSPTLRSPVAAIWTGATLAVLFVWGSSVISIGETPVYTIVVSCTVIFLFFSFIIPIVLGLFTYGTSRWPTMGPWNMGRFWFTVFALLSILSMVIIFVIGIQPPNDWALYITIGFLVLTAIVWFGFEARRFQGPPVGDVIIRRQAEIAAAEEALNKRFGD, from the coding sequence ATGAAGCCAGCAAGCCAAGCCGGCACCAACGCGTCGCACGACGATGACGTCAAGGTGCTGCACAGCATGGGCTATGCCCAGCAACTCTCGCGACGAATGGGCGTTTTCTCCAACTTTGCCATTTCCTTTTCGATCATCTGCATCCTCTCGGGTGGCATCAACTCACTCGCCCAGGGCACCTCGGGCGCGGGTGGTGCGTCCATCGGCATCGGCTGGCCGGTCGGTTGCCTGATCTCCGGGGTCTTCGCCATGGCCATGGCGCAGATCTCATCAGCCTACCCAACCGCTGGCGGCCTCTATCACTGGGGCTCGATTCTCGGGAACCGCTTTACCGGGTGGCTGACGGCCTGGTTCAACTTGTTGGGGCTGGTGACCGTGCTCGGCGCGATCAACGTCGGCACTTACTACTTCTTTTTTGGTGCTTTCGGACCCGCATTGGGGATGGAAGACACCATCACGACACGGATGATTTTCCTGGCGATCCTCACGGGGTTGCAGGCCTTGTTTAACCACCTGGGGATTGGCCTGACCGCGAAGCTCACCGATTTCTCGGGCTATCTGATCTTCGCCACTGCACTGGCGCTGACCATCGTCTGCCTGATCTCGGCGCCCAGTTATGAGTTTGCCCGGTTATGGACCTTCAGCAACTACTCCGGCGAAGCAGGCGGCAACGTCTGGCCGCAGGTCTCGAACGGCTGGATCTTCATGCTCGGCCTGCTCTTGCCGATCTACACCATCACCGGTTATGACGCCTCCGCGCACACCTCCGAAGAAACCCGCAATGCCGCCCTGTCCGTGCCACGGGGCATGGTCATGTCGGTGGTCTGGTCGATGCTGTTCGGCTGGGTGATGCTCAGCTCGTTCGTGCTGATGCTGCCTAGCATGGACGAAGCGGCGAAGCATGGCTGGACCGTGTTTTTCTGGGCGATGGACACGCAAGTGAACCCGACGGTAAAAACGGCGCTGTACGTGGCCATTTTCATCTCGCAATTCCTCTGCGGACTGGCGACCGTGACCTCGGTCTCGCGCATGATCTTCGCCTTCTCCCGCGACGGAGGCCTGCCCTTCTCCAGAGCATTGTCATCGGTCTCGCCAACCCTGCGCAGCCCGGTGGCGGCAATCTGGACCGGCGCCACCCTCGCGGTGTTGTTCGTCTGGGGCTCTTCGGTGATCTCGATCGGTGAAACACCGGTCTACACCATCGTCGTGTCCTGCACGGTGATCTTCCTGTTCTTCTCCTTCATCATCCCTATCGTGCTCGGCCTGTTCACCTACGGGACCTCGAGGTGGCCAACCATGGGACCGTGGAACATGGGACGCTTCTGGTTCACCGTGTTCGCCCTCCTCTCGATCCTGTCGATGGTGATCATCTTCGTCATCGGCATCCAGCCACCGAACGATTGGGCGCTGTACATCACCATCGGCTTTCTGGTGCTGACGGCGATTGTCTGGTTCGGTTTTGAAGCCCGCCGCTTCCAGGGGCCGCCGGTGGGCGACGTGATCATCAGGCGTCAGGCCGAAATCGCTGCGGCGGAAGAGGCGCTGAACAAACGTTTCGGAGACTGA